The following are from one region of the Streptomyces tuirus genome:
- a CDS encoding DUF1707 SHOCT-like domain-containing protein, translating to MDLSKQDLHKQEPAGAALRASDAALRASDAERDRIADILHDALAEGRLTAEEHAERVEGVLRAKTVGELEVFIRDLPAAHRQGPGPAHAPAPLRPTAGALPIDPDDNVVAVFSSAVRKGRWRAGRRIHAYAIFGSVEIDLSEALFDHQQVVVKSFAVFGSVDIRVPENVSLRGTGGGVLGSFEVATLDSGDPQAPIVYVDGWAVLGSVEARPKRGKVVADILDRVHRTVDRTLRKHLGH from the coding sequence GTGGACCTCTCGAAGCAGGACCTTCACAAGCAGGAGCCCGCCGGCGCCGCGCTCCGCGCCTCCGACGCGGCGCTGCGCGCCTCCGACGCCGAGCGCGACCGCATCGCCGACATCCTGCACGACGCCCTGGCCGAGGGCCGCCTCACCGCGGAGGAGCACGCCGAGCGCGTCGAGGGCGTGCTGCGCGCCAAGACCGTCGGCGAGCTGGAGGTCTTCATCCGGGATCTGCCCGCGGCCCACCGCCAGGGCCCCGGCCCCGCCCACGCCCCGGCCCCCCTGCGCCCCACGGCCGGCGCCCTCCCCATCGACCCTGACGACAACGTGGTCGCGGTCTTCAGCAGTGCCGTCCGCAAGGGCCGCTGGCGCGCGGGCCGCCGGATCCACGCGTACGCGATCTTCGGCAGTGTCGAGATAGACCTCAGCGAGGCCCTGTTCGACCACCAGCAGGTCGTCGTCAAGTCCTTCGCGGTCTTCGGCAGCGTCGACATCCGCGTCCCGGAGAACGTGTCGCTGCGCGGCACGGGCGGCGGCGTCCTCGGCAGCTTCGAGGTGGCCACCCTCGACTCGGGCGACCCGCAGGCCCCCATCGTCTACGTCGACGGCTGGGCCGTCCTCGGCAGCGTCGAGGCGCGGCCGAAGCGGGGCAAGGTCGTGGCGGACATCCTGGACCGGGTGCACCGCACGGTCGACAGGACTTTGCGCAAGCACCTGGGGCATTGA
- a CDS encoding WhiB family transcriptional regulator: MLQPPHTSVQVAAVPAPRVPARDRDQDAPWHTEAVCRRDEAGLFFAPSKEPTAARLSREEAAKRVCARCPVMVECREHALLQPEPYGVWGGLTAAERRVVLARRRRRDMELKKTARPANRIAAAG, encoded by the coding sequence GTGCTGCAACCGCCGCATACGTCCGTGCAGGTAGCTGCCGTTCCGGCCCCGCGGGTGCCAGCGCGAGACAGGGACCAAGACGCCCCGTGGCACACCGAGGCGGTGTGCCGGCGTGACGAGGCCGGACTGTTCTTCGCCCCCTCCAAGGAGCCGACCGCCGCGCGGCTGTCCCGGGAGGAAGCGGCGAAACGGGTCTGTGCCCGCTGCCCGGTGATGGTCGAGTGCCGCGAACACGCCCTGCTCCAGCCCGAGCCGTACGGCGTCTGGGGCGGCCTCACCGCCGCCGAGCGCCGCGTGGTCCTGGCCCGGCGCCGCCGCCGCGACATGGAGCTGAAGAAGACCGCCCGCCCGGCGAACCGGATAGCGGCGGCAGGCTGA